The sequence AACCGTTAAACTACGCGCCGCGCGTCGGTTGCACCTGACTAGAATGGACCGTCGCCGCATCGACATGCGTATCACCCCGTCCCGCTGCAAGCGACGTCACGTGGTGCCGGTATGGTTCGGATGCAAATTTGCATAGGTCCGAAGTCAGTGCTCAAGCACTCACTCCGGCCGACACAGGAGAAGACGTGAAAAGTTCTATACAACGGAACATCGGCCCTGTCGCGCTGCTGCTGACCGGCTTGGGTTCGATCATCGGATCGGGCTGGCTGTTCGGCGCGTGGAAGGCTGCAAAAATTGCCGGCCCGGCTGCCATTTGTGCATGGGTGATCGGTGCGGTCGTGATTCTCGCGATTGCGTTGACTTACGCCGAACTCGGCGCAATGTTCCCGGAGTCCGGCGGCATGGTGCGTTACGCGCGCTACTCGCATGGCGCGCTGGTCGGTTTCATCAGCGCGTGGGCCAACTGGATCGCCATTGTCTCGGTGATTCCAATCGAGGCGGAAGCCTCCATTCAATATATGAGTACCTGGCCGTATCCATGGGCGCATGCGCTATTCGTGGACGGGTCATTAACTCACAACGGGTTATTCCTGTCCGCGGCGCTCGTGATCATTTACTTCATGCTGAACTACTGGGGCGTGAAACTCTTCGCGCGCGCCAATTCGGCGATCACGGTCTTCAAGTTCCTGATTCCCGGTGCGACGATTCTCGGTTTGATGTTCACGGGCTTCCATCGTGAAAACTTCGGTGAAGCGAGCAGCTTTGCGCCGTACGGCTGGTCGGCGGTGCTGACCGCGGTGTCGACGAGCGGTATCGTGTTTGCGTTCAACGGTTTCCAGAGCCCGATCAACCTCGCGGGTGAAGCGCGCAATCCTGCCAAGAGCGTGCCGTTCGCGGTGATCGGTTCGATCCTGCTGGCGCTGGTGATCTACGTGCTGCTGCAGATCGCTTACATCGGCGCGGTGAACCCGGCCGACGTGATGAAGGGCTGGAGCCACTTCAACTTCGCTTCGCCGTTCGCGGAACTGGCGATCGCGCTGAACCTGAACTGGCTGGCAATCCTGCTGTACGTCGACGCGTTCGTCAGCCCGAGCGGCACCGGCACGACCTACATGGCGACCACCAGCCGCATGATCTACGCAATGGAACGCAATAACACGATGCCGAAGATGTTCGGCAACGTGCATCCGTTCTACGGCGTGCCGCGTCAGGCAATGTGGTTCAACCTGCTGGTCTCGTTCATCTTCATGTTCTTCTTCCGCGGCTGGAGCTCGCTCGCGGCGGTGATTTCGGTCGCGACCGTGATCTCGTACCTGACCGGCCCGATCAGCCTGATGGCGCTGCGCCGGGCGGCGACGGATCTGGAGCGTCCGCTGCATATCCCGGGCATGAAGGTGATCGCGCCGTTCGCGTTCGTTTGCGCGTCGCTGATCCTCTACTGGGCCAAGTGGCCGCTGACCGGCGAAATCATTCTGCTGATGGTCGTGGCGCTGCCGGTGTACTTCTACTTCCAGGCGAAGTCGGGCTTCGGCGGCTGGGGCCGTGACCTGAAGGCGGCCTGGTGGCTGGTGGCCTACCTGCCGGTGATGGCGATCCTGTCGCTGATCGGCAGCAAGGAGTTCGGCGGTCGCGGCGTCTTGCCGTACGGCTGGGACATGCTGGTCGTCATCGCGTTCTCGCTGGTGTTCTACTACTGGGGCGTGAACAGCGGCTACCGTTCGGAATATCTGGACGAGCGCGACGAGCATGACGAAGTGCTCGAAGGCATGGGCGCGCATTAAGTTGCGGCGGCTGGCCTGAAGGATGTTTGCCGGACGGTGGTTGGTTAGGTTTGGTTAGGTCCGGTACGAAACAAAGCCCGCCTGAGGTGACTCAGGCGGGCTTTTCATTTGGCGTAATGATTTGGCGCGACGGTTGGGCGTTTGGCTACGTTGCGCCGCTGTCGCGCCCGTTGCCCGATCAGGCGTTGCCGAACACGTAATTCGTCATTGCAAGCGAACGCTGGTAGGTCCCGAGCGATTGAATCGCCAGCGAATAGTCGTCGTCGGCCGCGCCCAGCGCCGCGAACACGGGCAGCAGATGCTCGTCGGTCGGATGCATCAGCACCGCGTGCGGCGCCTGGCGGCGATAGTCGAGCAGCGCGTCGATGTCGTGCGCGGCCAGTCTGTCTTCGAACCAGTCGGTGAATTCGGCGACGCGCGGATCGGCATCTTCCGGACGCGCGGAGAAATCCGCCGCACGCAGGTTGTGCGTGATCTGGCCGGAGCCGATCACCATCACGCCATCGTCCTTCAGCGAGCGCAG is a genomic window of Paraburkholderia bryophila containing:
- a CDS encoding APC family permease, yielding MKSSIQRNIGPVALLLTGLGSIIGSGWLFGAWKAAKIAGPAAICAWVIGAVVILAIALTYAELGAMFPESGGMVRYARYSHGALVGFISAWANWIAIVSVIPIEAEASIQYMSTWPYPWAHALFVDGSLTHNGLFLSAALVIIYFMLNYWGVKLFARANSAITVFKFLIPGATILGLMFTGFHRENFGEASSFAPYGWSAVLTAVSTSGIVFAFNGFQSPINLAGEARNPAKSVPFAVIGSILLALVIYVLLQIAYIGAVNPADVMKGWSHFNFASPFAELAIALNLNWLAILLYVDAFVSPSGTGTTYMATTSRMIYAMERNNTMPKMFGNVHPFYGVPRQAMWFNLLVSFIFMFFFRGWSSLAAVISVATVISYLTGPISLMALRRAATDLERPLHIPGMKVIAPFAFVCASLILYWAKWPLTGEIILLMVVALPVYFYFQAKSGFGGWGRDLKAAWWLVAYLPVMAILSLIGSKEFGGRGVLPYGWDMLVVIAFSLVFYYWGVNSGYRSEYLDERDEHDEVLEGMGAH